In Caldicellulosiruptor morganii, the following proteins share a genomic window:
- a CDS encoding YkgJ family cysteine cluster protein has protein sequence MPSSILFNIPQHTCLNCGACCGQVLATKSEIEAVKRYVENSISQEKQKRLLSQKKHPLACPYRDIQMKKCAIYPVRPLICRLFGVVKGMECKYGNSYELDGERFLSPHEEYFFPSFLKER, from the coding sequence ATGCCCAGTAGTATTCTTTTCAACATTCCACAGCATACATGTTTAAACTGTGGTGCTTGCTGTGGGCAAGTTCTGGCAACAAAAAGCGAGATTGAAGCAGTTAAAAGATATGTTGAAAACTCAATAAGCCAGGAAAAACAAAAAAGGCTACTTAGCCAGAAAAAACACCCTCTTGCCTGTCCTTATAGAGATATCCAAATGAAAAAGTGTGCAATATATCCTGTTAGACCTTTAATTTGCAGGCTTTTTGGAGTTGTTAAGGGGATGGAGTGCAAATATGGCAACAGCTATGAATTAGACGGTGAAAGGTTTCTAAGTCCTCATGAAGAGTATTTTTTTCCAAGCTTTTTAAAGGAAAGATAG